A segment of the uncultured Desulfobulbus sp. genome:
GCACGATTTCAGCAAGTACAGCAAACCTTTGCCCTGAATCAGGGGATTGCTTCACTGTATTTTGAAAAATCATGCCCCTCGGTACTGGTCGCACTTTGCCAGCGTTCGGCTTGCATCTGCGATTCCTTTTCCGCTTTCATCTGACCAGCCAGAGTTGATTGCGTGTTGGTCGCAATCAACTCCCGCAGTTTCCTGACCTCCTGGACCTGGATCGTCGCCAACTGATTTCCCGCCTGCAGGGCTTTCATCTGGCCATCAGGAGTATTGAGCAAATTGTTGATGTAACTGTCCAACTCGCCTGCATCCTGGAGTTCCTGTAACTGTTCCCCAGAAAGCTGGAATGTTGCCTGGGATGCCTTATCCACCTCACTGGACCAGGCGTTGTAATGATCGCGGTAGGTTTTATTTGCCGCCGCTATCTCCGCCGGGGTGGCGCCAGCCAAATCGGCAAACACTGACTGCTCAGGAAACAGGGTGTTGAACACCTCTGCCAAAGCAGTGAGTTCGCCGCGCTGCGTTTTCAGCGTGCTGGTCAGAGACGCCAACTTGGTGAGTTGACCGGCAAATTGATTTTTTAGCGCCCCCGGCAATGAAGTGGTATTCTGAATCATGTTCTGCACCATCTGAATCTGCTTCGCGGTCTGTTGAATCGCCTCTGTGTACTGGCTGGTCAAGGTACTGAGTTGCGAAACATTTGTGACCCTGTCCAGGGCCTGGGTGAACAAGTTGGAGCAATTGGTGCAAAACACCACTTCAGCCGCAACCGGCTGCACCACGGCCACACTCAAGGCGACTGCCAACAACTGTTTTTTCATGCCTGCCTCTCCTTTAGCCATGCATCAGGCCAATTTTCCGGACCACACTCATCCGCCAACTGCCTGATCCTGGCAATGCTCTCTTTATCCGAGGCGCCAATGAAGGCGAGTGCCCGAGGACCAAGCGCCAGCTGCACCAACCTTCGTCCATCGGGCGCGATGATGTAGTAGTCGCGTTTGGGAATAGCATTGGCGACAATTTCTATCTGACGGCTATTCAAGCCGATATCGACATACAGGTTGCATTGATTTTCCTGCCGCGCCGAATGGTTGGGCAGCAAAATCTTGGTTGGACAGGATTCGACCAAGACATCCATTATTCCTGAATTTCTGGCATCAGAAAGACTTTGGGTGGCGAGCACCACTGCGCAATTGGCTTTACGAAGGACTTTCAACCACTCTCGTATCTTTGCCCGAAACACCGGATGGCCAAGCATCACCCAGGCCTCATCCAAAATCAGCAACGAGGGCTGCCCTGTCAGCGATTTTTCAAACCGACGAAAGAGGTACAGAAGCACGGGGATCATGTTGGCCTCCCCCATCTCCATCAGATCCTCGATCTCGAACACCATGAACGGTGAAACAGCTAGGCTATCTTCCTTGGCATCCAGCAGATGCCCCATGGCACCCTTGCCGGTGTAATGGGTCAGGGCTACTTTCAATTCTTCATCCTGGCAGACATGCCAGAAATCAGTCAACGAACGCATATGCCCCGGATTATGCCGCAAGGTTGCAAGGGCAGTGTGGATGGCATTACGGTGCACCGACAGAATGGTCAACTTCTGTAGTTCGGCCAGGGAAGCGATCCAGTTGGCTGCCCATGAAAATTCTGTTTCTGATTCATCAATGCACTGAAAGGGGGCAAAGGAGAGCGCCTCATGGCCGATGTTGTAATGGTCACCACCAGCTCCCATGCAGAGTGGATACAAACTCATACCCTTATCAAAGGCGGCAATCTGTGCATTGTGGTACCCGCGAAACTGCGCCGCAATCAGCCCTAACAGGGTACTCTTGCCGGAGCCCGTTGGTCCGACAACAAAGGTATGCCCCAAATCACCGGCATGAAGGTTGAACCAAAACGGTGTTGAGCCGTCCGTGGTCAACACGGAAAGTGGTCGCGACCGGGGCGGATAAAAGGGGCAAGGAGAGAACCGACTTCCTGTCCATGTTGTGGCCAGCGGCAGGAGGTCAGCAAGATTTAAGGTATTCACCAAAGGCCGGCGGATATTGGCGTAGCTATTCCCCGGGTGTGTTCCCAGCCAGGACTCAAGAACATTCACCGATTCGATCCGGCAACCAAACCCGAGCGTCTGCACCACTTTCCTGAGTTCCCGGGCCATGTCGTGCAACTCGTCAAGCCGGTTGTGGCGCAACTCGATACAGGAACTGAGATAGCCTATACCAACCATGCCTGACTGAACTTCCAAAAGGGCCTCTTCAGCATCATCCCGCATCATTTGGGCGTCACGGTTCACCCGTGCATTCGGATTGTTCAGGAAGAGATCCAGGAATCTGAACATCTGCTGCTGCCAGCCCTTGCGGTACATATTGACCTCTTTTGTTCCATCCAACTGGTCCAGACAGATAAACCGGGTCGAAAACCGATAGGGCAAAGACAGACTATCGAACGCGGAAAGCATTGACGGCCAGGACTCATGGGGCAAACCATCGATGGCCAGCATCGCCAGATATTGATCACCAACACGCGGTTGCAGACCACCAATCAAATCGATGCCGCCAAGAATGGTATCCAGGTACATAGGCACGCTAGGCACTCGCATTGGAAAACGCTCTCCGACCAGGCAGCGCTGGAGATGAGACAGCAGTGAAGAGAAGACCACTCCACCCTCCTCATATTCCGCCAGTCGCTCCATCCGTAAAACCGAGGACAAGGAGTCTTCCAGTTCGGAAAGTGTGGCAACAAAATCATTCAGGCTGCGATCCATGCTGCTACCAGCGTCGCCGGTGCGAATTGATTGCTGCATCTTGGTCGTGTTCAAATCCGGTTTGTAGATGACGCTCAACACGGTTTCGGTTTTGAAGCAGAGGCCACTGCCAAAAAATGCACGCCGCTCTTCATCGATCAATCGCGTTACCGGATCCGGAAAATAACCGCTTTCAACCGGCGGATAGGCCTGGTGTGGGCAGCGGATCGCGTCCACATGCAGCATCCAACCGGTGCCCAGCCGCTTTATGGCGTTGTTCACCTGGCGAGACACCCAGGCCAGCTCATCCGGGGTGGATCCGGCCGTATCCGGTCCCGCAAAGGACCAGGATGCCAGAAAAGAGCCATCCTTGTTGAGCACAACACCGGGAGCAATCAGGGCCGCGTAGGGCAACAGATCAGGCAGCCCTTTCGCGGTTGAACGGTAGTCGACAAGCTTCAACACTTGAACCCTCCCACGAGTTTCCAACGCGAAGTTCTGGCCGGATAGTATTCCTGCTGCCCGATATGCCGTGCCCATATCTTGGACATCAAGGGATCGTGTTTTGCCATGAGCCGAAGAACGGCTATCGAACACAACCAGAATCCCAGCGCGGACAGGCCAGCAATAATGGTCATGCCGCCAACACCGACCAAAAACGCGATCAAGGCGCTGAACATCACCAGTTCACGCTCCGCTCCAAACACCAGATTATGGCGGTGCAGGCTCTGTCTGATCGGCACGGTGCGCATCAGATCACCGCGCCAGAGAAGGAAAACACACTGTTGACGATGGAGGTGGCAAAGGCGATGAAGCTGATACCGAAGACCACCTGCAGCAGCAGCTTGAACCCACCGGAAAGATCATCCTTATTGAGGATGAAAATCACGCCGCACAGGGCCATGGCCACGATGGAGATCCATTTACCTGCTGGCCCGGTGACGGTATTGACCACCTTCTCCAAGGGGCTGGAAAATTCGGTGATACCACCGGAGGCGGATGCCAGCTCCGGAACGGCGACGATGGCCAAGAGCAAAAGAGACAGGGCAAGCTTGTTACGCATGATAAACAACCTCAGTTTGATAGGTATGGGTTATGGCATCGTAGCCATGGATACGCAGGACTTCTGAAATTCTGCGGCCAGAAGGTACGCGTTTGATAAAAATGACCAAGCCAACGCTTTTACCGATGAGCTTTTGCTTG
Coding sequences within it:
- the trbJ gene encoding P-type conjugative transfer protein TrbJ, which codes for MKKQLLAVALSVAVVQPVAAEVVFCTNCSNLFTQALDRVTNVSQLSTLTSQYTEAIQQTAKQIQMVQNMIQNTTSLPGALKNQFAGQLTKLASLTSTLKTQRGELTALAEVFNTLFPEQSVFADLAGATPAEIAAANKTYRDHYNAWSSEVDKASQATFQLSGEQLQELQDAGELDSYINNLLNTPDGQMKALQAGNQLATIQVQEVRKLRELIATNTQSTLAGQMKAEKESQMQAERWQSATSTEGHDFSKYSEAIP
- a CDS encoding conjugal transfer protein TrbE (type IV secretion system ATPase VirB4 family), yielding MLKLVDYRSTAKGLPDLLPYAALIAPGVVLNKDGSFLASWSFAGPDTAGSTPDELAWVSRQVNNAIKRLGTGWMLHVDAIRCPHQAYPPVESGYFPDPVTRLIDEERRAFFGSGLCFKTETVLSVIYKPDLNTTKMQQSIRTGDAGSSMDRSLNDFVATLSELEDSLSSVLRMERLAEYEEGGVVFSSLLSHLQRCLVGERFPMRVPSVPMYLDTILGGIDLIGGLQPRVGDQYLAMLAIDGLPHESWPSMLSAFDSLSLPYRFSTRFICLDQLDGTKEVNMYRKGWQQQMFRFLDLFLNNPNARVNRDAQMMRDDAEEALLEVQSGMVGIGYLSSCIELRHNRLDELHDMARELRKVVQTLGFGCRIESVNVLESWLGTHPGNSYANIRRPLVNTLNLADLLPLATTWTGSRFSPCPFYPPRSRPLSVLTTDGSTPFWFNLHAGDLGHTFVVGPTGSGKSTLLGLIAAQFRGYHNAQIAAFDKGMSLYPLCMGAGGDHYNIGHEALSFAPFQCIDESETEFSWAANWIASLAELQKLTILSVHRNAIHTALATLRHNPGHMRSLTDFWHVCQDEELKVALTHYTGKGAMGHLLDAKEDSLAVSPFMVFEIEDLMEMGEANMIPVLLYLFRRFEKSLTGQPSLLILDEAWVMLGHPVFRAKIREWLKVLRKANCAVVLATQSLSDARNSGIMDVLVESCPTKILLPNHSARQENQCNLYVDIGLNSRQIEIVANAIPKRDYYIIAPDGRRLVQLALGPRALAFIGASDKESIARIRQLADECGPENWPDAWLKERQA
- the trbD gene encoding conjugal transfer protein TrbD; its protein translation is MRTVPIRQSLHRHNLVFGAERELVMFSALIAFLVGVGGMTIIAGLSALGFWLCSIAVLRLMAKHDPLMSKIWARHIGQQEYYPARTSRWKLVGGFKC
- a CDS encoding TrbC/VirB2 family protein, translating into MRNKLALSLLLLAIVAVPELASASGGITEFSSPLEKVVNTVTGPAGKWISIVAMALCGVIFILNKDDLSGGFKLLLQVVFGISFIAFATSIVNSVFSFSGAVI